Proteins encoded together in one Myxococcales bacterium window:
- a CDS encoding OmpA family protein: MVSRTIRSSLLLAAAALAAPALSACHEKPALPPLSPDPIVTLAPESQGARSPRPSGDSIMLSDDLLAKCGIVISADGPHFDYDSAALRPRGQRVLDGLASCLRGGPLARAALSLVGHADPRGTEEYNDALARARATAVAEYLHERGVADARLDVRSRGESDAVGTDEASWAHDRRVDISLASRTGG; encoded by the coding sequence ATGGTCTCCCGTACGATTCGCAGCTCTCTCCTCCTCGCCGCGGCCGCTCTCGCTGCGCCTGCGCTTTCGGCCTGCCACGAAAAGCCCGCCCTTCCGCCCCTCTCTCCGGACCCGATCGTCACACTGGCTCCGGAGTCCCAAGGGGCGCGGTCGCCCCGTCCATCCGGGGATTCGATCATGCTCTCGGACGACCTGCTCGCGAAGTGCGGCATCGTCATCTCCGCCGACGGCCCTCACTTCGACTACGACTCGGCCGCGTTGCGTCCACGCGGACAGCGGGTGCTCGATGGTCTCGCGTCTTGCCTGCGCGGTGGACCGCTCGCACGGGCCGCTCTCTCTCTCGTCGGCCACGCCGATCCTCGCGGCACGGAGGAGTACAACGACGCCCTCGCGCGCGCCCGCGCCACGGCTGTCGCCGAGTACCTCCACGAACGGGGGGTGGCAGATGCGCGGCTCGATGTTCGGTCGCGCGGCGAGAGTGATGCCGTGGGGACGGACGAAGCTTCGTGGGCTCACGACCGCCGGGTGGACATCTCCCTCGCCTCGCGCACCGGTGGGTGA
- a CDS encoding chloride channel protein, with amino-acid sequence MVEERTARASRLSDKVRRALLRALPSEAQRLFALTLLVGVVCGVVAVAFHLAIHLAEHLLIERAYAAPGLLSDVLVVALPTVGGLVVGACLTWLVPGARGSGIPQVKQAFAEPGGRVRLRDAVGKFFLGAAQIGSGASLGREGPTVQICAGASSALARAARLSPLGAKRLMPVGVAAGIAAAFNAPIAAVTFTIEEIVGKLDQAVLSGVVVAAALAAVIERSVLGTHPVIEVKKPYGLDHPSSLLFYALLGVAAALVSVLFTDALLGVRAAFRRFRRVPPWAHPGLGGLATGLLAVGVLRGLGERGVTGGGYETLGLALAGKLSLAALAVLCFVKMSATVLSYSSGGAGGIFAPSLFVGAMLGGVLGYADMVAFGHDEASLGAFALVGMGAVFAGVVRAPITSVLIIFEMTGDYGLVLPLMVANTASYVLARKARPKSIYEALLAQDGVTLPEAEPGPREPTIVTGVLRVGEAASEAVVVPAHASVTEALSLVASSPALCFPVVRPNGTCLGIVRASVLRAASSGSAGLRVDALVQGAPVLRDDEVLAAGASGLVRSGVGVALIVDADERLTGVLRPEDVLRALAAHGDIH; translated from the coding sequence ATGGTCGAGGAGCGTACGGCCCGAGCGTCGCGCCTCTCCGACAAAGTGCGCCGCGCCCTCCTCCGCGCGCTCCCCAGCGAGGCGCAGCGCCTCTTCGCGCTCACGCTCCTCGTCGGCGTCGTGTGCGGCGTCGTCGCCGTGGCATTCCACCTCGCCATTCACCTGGCCGAGCACCTGCTCATCGAGCGCGCCTACGCCGCACCGGGCCTCCTCTCCGACGTGCTCGTCGTGGCCCTCCCCACCGTAGGCGGGCTCGTGGTCGGGGCGTGCCTGACGTGGCTCGTGCCCGGCGCGCGCGGCTCGGGCATCCCGCAGGTGAAGCAGGCGTTCGCCGAGCCGGGAGGCCGCGTCCGCCTCCGCGACGCCGTAGGGAAGTTCTTCCTGGGCGCCGCGCAGATCGGCTCGGGAGCTTCCCTCGGGCGCGAGGGCCCCACCGTTCAGATCTGCGCCGGAGCGAGCAGCGCGCTCGCGCGGGCGGCGCGCCTGTCTCCACTCGGAGCCAAGCGCCTCATGCCCGTCGGGGTCGCGGCGGGCATCGCGGCGGCCTTCAACGCGCCCATCGCCGCAGTGACTTTCACGATCGAAGAAATCGTCGGCAAGCTCGATCAAGCCGTGCTGTCCGGGGTCGTCGTCGCCGCCGCGCTCGCGGCCGTCATCGAGCGGAGCGTGCTCGGCACCCACCCCGTGATCGAGGTGAAGAAGCCCTATGGCCTCGATCATCCCTCGTCGCTCCTCTTCTATGCGCTCCTCGGGGTGGCGGCCGCGCTCGTCTCGGTCCTCTTCACGGACGCCCTCCTCGGCGTGCGCGCCGCGTTTCGTCGGTTCCGCCGTGTCCCTCCGTGGGCTCACCCGGGCCTCGGAGGTCTCGCGACCGGCCTGCTCGCGGTCGGGGTGCTCCGTGGTCTCGGAGAGAGAGGGGTGACGGGCGGAGGGTACGAGACCCTCGGCCTCGCGCTCGCGGGAAAGCTCTCGCTCGCAGCGCTCGCGGTGCTCTGCTTCGTCAAGATGTCCGCCACCGTGCTCTCGTACTCCAGCGGAGGCGCGGGGGGTATCTTCGCGCCCTCGCTTTTCGTCGGAGCGATGCTGGGTGGTGTGCTCGGGTATGCCGACATGGTGGCGTTCGGGCACGACGAGGCCTCGCTCGGCGCCTTTGCGCTGGTGGGCATGGGCGCGGTCTTCGCCGGAGTCGTGCGCGCCCCGATCACCTCGGTGCTCATCATCTTCGAGATGACTGGCGACTACGGCCTCGTCTTGCCCTTGATGGTCGCGAACACCGCTTCGTACGTGCTGGCGCGCAAGGCGCGTCCGAAGTCGATCTACGAGGCACTCCTCGCCCAAGACGGAGTCACCCTCCCCGAGGCCGAGCCCGGACCGCGTGAGCCCACGATCGTCACCGGCGTCCTCCGCGTGGGCGAGGCCGCGAGCGAGGCGGTCGTCGTCCCGGCCCACGCGTCCGTCACCGAGGCGCTGTCCCTCGTGGCGAGCTCTCCGGCGCTCTGTTTTCCCGTCGTCCGCCCGAACGGCACGTGCCTCGGCATCGTCCGCGCGAGCGTCCTCCGGGCGGCGTCGTCCGGTTCGGCAGGGCTCCGCGTCGACGCGCTCGTGCAAGGGGCGCCAGTCCTCCGCGACGACGAAGTGCTCGCAGCGGGCGCCTCAGGGCTCGTACGGAGCGGTGTCGGGGTCGCGTTGATCGTCGACGCCGACGAGCGGCTCACCGGCGTGCTACGCCCCGAGGACGTCCTTCGGGCGCTCGCGGCCCACGGCGACATTCACTGA
- a CDS encoding response regulator transcription factor, translating into MKVLLVDSDGARASALAGYLSAHDGHAARWTTRPAELLEPGELDEDVIVLRDELVDAVGRAVASRLRSSGYRGGVILLAEALSNEDLAAALRGDVDDVVRGAVSHVEIAARVWAVGRRCSSVEVVRYDGFEVDVRSKSVTYAGRELGPLTPREIELFAALARRRGQPLPARELGALLWEQDEARSDRARVREVNVAIHRLRCRLGDDEDLLETVRGFGYRLRARRAGRPDR; encoded by the coding sequence GTGAAGGTCCTGCTCGTCGACTCCGACGGCGCCCGAGCCAGCGCTCTCGCGGGGTATCTCTCCGCCCATGACGGGCACGCGGCCCGATGGACGACGCGGCCTGCGGAGCTCCTGGAGCCAGGGGAGCTGGACGAGGACGTGATCGTCCTCCGTGACGAGCTCGTCGACGCCGTGGGCCGCGCGGTCGCCTCGCGGCTTCGCAGCTCGGGCTACAGGGGCGGCGTGATCCTTCTCGCGGAGGCGCTCTCGAACGAAGACCTCGCTGCTGCGCTCCGAGGAGACGTCGACGACGTCGTCCGCGGGGCCGTCTCGCACGTCGAGATCGCGGCCCGGGTGTGGGCCGTCGGTCGAAGGTGCTCGAGCGTGGAGGTAGTGCGCTACGACGGCTTCGAGGTCGACGTGCGCTCCAAGAGCGTGACCTACGCCGGGCGGGAGCTCGGACCCTTGACGCCGCGTGAGATCGAGCTCTTCGCGGCGCTCGCGCGTCGGCGAGGTCAGCCCCTCCCCGCGCGCGAGCTCGGGGCGCTCTTGTGGGAGCAAGACGAGGCACGCAGCGACCGCGCGCGCGTTCGAGAGGTCAACGTGGCGATCCATCGCCTCCGATGCCGCCTCGGGGACGACGAGGATCTCCTCGAGACCGTGCGCGGCTTCGGGTACCGTTTACGAGCGCGACGCGCGGGGAGGCCAGACCGATGA
- a CDS encoding HAD-IC family P-type ATPase yields the protein MKCLDDAHAKASREALAALGSSEAGLSAVEAATRLTALGPNSLPPPPSRSLASIFAAQFGSPLIALLVVAAVVAFALRYTADAAFIVTVLLVNALIGTVQERGAAKSADALRALVPARSSVVRAGEEIDVDAATLVLGDLVLLESGAKVPADLRLLSTSGLAIDESLLTGESEPAEKDAERVATADAALGDRVGVAHSGSMVVRGRGLGVVVATGLDTQVGKIASSMATSREPKPPLLQRLDRFARKVAVAVVLSVTLVGLVGAWRGMPLAEVFLVCVALAVSAIPEGLPVALTVALSIATRRMSKRNVIVRKLVAVEALGSCTFIASDKTGTLTKNELTVAKVAVPGAEPLAVETTADHEGHVVYPADIAGLEPQVRALVETAVLASEGSLVRKGDTWAAHGDAVDVALLSLSHKVDVRRAGLEATHPRRGTIPFEAETRFAASMHEAHGAVLAHVKGAFERLLRMCATMQTREGEVPLDAVAIERVAAALAEDGFRVLGVARGPVSSEGPWGPSELTGLTFLGLVALVDPLRPEAKPAVAACRKAGVEVAMVTGDHPVTAFAIARQLGMASSMEQVVTGKGLADAERSGQATFDALVARSRVFARVEPRQKLLVVEALTRAGHFVAVTGDGANDAPALRAAHVGVAMAKRGTDVAREASSLVVTDDDFASIVAGIEEGRVAYANVRKVVFLLVSTGATEVVTFLVSVGLGLPPPLLPAQLLWLNLVTNGIQDVALAFEPAEGGELARPPRPPKEPIFERRMIARVLITAVVGGLSATWLFRDALASGLPVDEARSVLLLGLVLFENAQVGAARTEERSLFALDPRRNPLLLGGAIVAFVLHLGAAFIPGLSSVLRLSFVSADHWLKLLLLALLSPLALEVYGAVERARRRNAAR from the coding sequence ATGAAGTGTCTCGACGACGCGCACGCCAAGGCCTCCCGTGAGGCCCTCGCTGCGCTCGGCTCGAGCGAGGCCGGACTCTCCGCCGTCGAGGCCGCGACCCGCCTCACCGCGCTCGGCCCAAATAGTCTCCCTCCGCCTCCCAGCCGCTCGCTGGCGAGCATCTTCGCCGCCCAGTTCGGGAGCCCGCTCATCGCGCTGCTCGTGGTCGCCGCCGTCGTGGCCTTCGCGCTGCGCTACACGGCGGATGCTGCGTTCATCGTCACGGTCCTCCTCGTGAACGCGCTCATCGGGACCGTCCAAGAGCGTGGCGCCGCGAAGAGCGCCGACGCGCTCCGTGCGCTCGTACCCGCGCGGTCGAGCGTGGTGCGCGCGGGGGAGGAGATCGACGTCGACGCGGCCACCCTCGTGCTCGGAGATCTCGTCCTCCTCGAGTCGGGCGCGAAGGTGCCTGCCGACCTGCGCCTCCTTTCGACCTCGGGGCTCGCCATCGACGAGTCTCTGCTCACGGGCGAGTCCGAGCCGGCCGAGAAGGACGCGGAGCGTGTGGCCACGGCCGACGCCGCGCTGGGGGATCGCGTCGGCGTCGCGCACTCGGGCTCCATGGTGGTGCGCGGCCGTGGGCTCGGCGTCGTCGTGGCGACGGGCCTCGACACGCAGGTCGGGAAGATCGCGTCGTCCATGGCGACGAGCCGCGAGCCGAAGCCGCCCCTGCTCCAACGCCTCGACAGGTTCGCGCGAAAGGTCGCCGTGGCCGTCGTGCTCTCGGTGACGCTCGTCGGGCTGGTCGGAGCGTGGCGTGGGATGCCGCTCGCCGAGGTCTTCCTCGTGTGCGTGGCGCTCGCGGTCTCGGCCATCCCGGAGGGCTTGCCCGTCGCGCTCACCGTCGCGCTCTCGATCGCGACCCGCAGGATGAGCAAGCGGAACGTGATCGTGCGCAAGCTCGTGGCCGTCGAGGCGCTCGGATCGTGCACCTTCATCGCGTCCGACAAGACCGGCACCCTCACGAAGAACGAGCTCACGGTCGCCAAGGTGGCCGTCCCGGGGGCCGAGCCGCTCGCCGTCGAGACCACGGCAGACCATGAGGGGCACGTCGTGTATCCCGCCGACATCGCCGGGCTCGAGCCGCAGGTCCGAGCCCTCGTCGAGACGGCGGTGCTCGCGAGCGAGGGCTCCCTCGTACGGAAGGGCGACACCTGGGCGGCCCACGGCGACGCCGTCGACGTCGCGCTGCTCTCGCTCTCCCACAAGGTCGACGTGCGTCGCGCGGGGCTCGAGGCCACCCACCCGCGGAGAGGCACGATCCCGTTCGAGGCGGAGACGCGCTTCGCGGCGTCGATGCACGAGGCGCACGGCGCCGTCCTCGCGCACGTGAAGGGCGCATTCGAGCGCCTCCTCCGGATGTGCGCGACGATGCAGACCCGCGAGGGTGAGGTGCCTCTCGACGCCGTGGCGATCGAGCGTGTCGCCGCGGCGCTCGCGGAGGACGGGTTCCGCGTCCTTGGGGTCGCGCGTGGGCCCGTGTCCTCTGAGGGCCCGTGGGGGCCGAGCGAGCTCACCGGGCTCACGTTCCTCGGCCTCGTCGCGCTGGTGGACCCGCTCCGACCCGAGGCGAAGCCCGCCGTCGCGGCGTGCCGGAAGGCAGGGGTCGAGGTGGCGATGGTGACCGGAGACCATCCGGTGACGGCCTTCGCGATCGCTCGCCAGCTCGGCATGGCGAGCTCGATGGAGCAGGTCGTCACGGGGAAGGGGCTCGCGGACGCCGAGCGGAGCGGGCAGGCCACGTTCGACGCTTTGGTCGCGCGATCGCGGGTCTTCGCGCGGGTCGAGCCGCGGCAGAAGCTCCTGGTCGTCGAGGCGCTCACGCGGGCAGGGCACTTCGTGGCCGTCACCGGGGACGGCGCGAACGACGCGCCCGCGCTGCGCGCCGCCCACGTCGGGGTCGCCATGGCGAAGCGTGGGACGGACGTCGCGCGAGAGGCCTCCTCCCTCGTCGTCACGGACGACGACTTCGCCTCGATCGTGGCCGGGATCGAGGAGGGGCGCGTGGCGTACGCCAACGTCCGGAAGGTGGTCTTCCTCCTCGTCTCCACCGGCGCCACGGAGGTGGTGACGTTCCTCGTCTCCGTCGGCCTCGGCCTCCCACCGCCGCTCCTCCCGGCGCAGCTCTTGTGGCTGAACCTCGTGACGAACGGCATCCAGGACGTCGCGCTGGCCTTCGAGCCTGCCGAGGGGGGGGAGCTCGCGAGGCCGCCGCGCCCCCCGAAGGAGCCCATCTTCGAGCGACGGATGATCGCGCGCGTGCTCATCACGGCCGTCGTGGGCGGGCTCTCGGCGACGTGGCTGTTCCGGGACGCCCTCGCCTCGGGGCTCCCCGTCGACGAAGCGCGGAGCGTGCTCCTGCTCGGGCTCGTGCTGTTCGAGAACGCTCAGGTCGGGGCCGCCCGAACCGAAGAGCGGAGCCTCTTCGCGCTCGATCCGCGGCGGAACCCGCTCCTCCTCGGGGGCGCGATCGTGGCGTTCGTGCTCCACCTGGGCGCGGCGTTCATCCCGGGGCTCTCGAGCGTGCTGCGGCTCTCGTTCGTCTCCGCGGACCATTGGCTCAAGCTCCTGCTGCTCGCGCTGCTCTCCCCGCTCGCGCTCGAGGTGTACGGGGCAGTCGAGCGGGCTCGGAGAAGGAACGCCGCTCGGTGA
- a CDS encoding PQQ-dependent sugar dehydrogenase: MFGGRAFAQPTRLARPLEGAPFFVLEKGGRVLRVRDDGDTEEWADLASLAREVDEEGGLLGLAISPDYAKTGEIFVSYTTAAREAPEGVKFRFVVSRLRDVGGGELPNVVVEPVLTIDRTDAWHHGGALAFGPDRALYVSTGDGAFGDPRRGAPNPNTLFGKILRIDVLGGERPYGLYADNPFVLSGRAEVYATGFRNPWTMSFGPTGRLWVADVGHFRWEEIDAVERGKHYGWPDREGTHCAFAATCPDDGTHPVVEYSHVEGQAVVGGYEYRGKNVPRFDGKYVYGDFVSGRIWTIPTGGVTRPSVGEDVVDTGMFLAGFAEDVDGELSVIDYATGKIFRLDPGDDTPEEAATLASLGCLRDGEMDPRLVPYGVVAPLYSDGLAKRRWISVPDGEKLSLHGDGTFDFPPGTMLLKEFSDGPHKVETRMMVNDAARGWLGYSFAWNADGTDASLLPDGASAPLAAGRVWDFPARSACATCHNPTAGRVLGFQASQLEPHRDGAGTPILEAWAKGGLVHAVPEAPAWPKLVNPYDERADLDTRARSYIQGNCAHCHRTRGFDFRASASLEEMGLLCRTAYATHFPDAPELVIPGKPESSVLVRRVADTGDIRMPPLGRRVVDDAAVRLFERWIGAMPPCPSE; this comes from the coding sequence ATGTTCGGGGGGCGCGCCTTCGCCCAGCCCACGCGGCTCGCGCGCCCGCTCGAGGGTGCGCCGTTCTTCGTGCTGGAGAAGGGGGGGCGGGTGCTCCGGGTGCGCGACGACGGCGACACGGAGGAGTGGGCCGATCTCGCGTCGCTCGCGCGCGAGGTGGACGAAGAGGGCGGGCTGCTCGGGCTCGCCATCTCCCCGGACTACGCGAAGACCGGCGAGATCTTCGTCTCGTACACGACCGCCGCGCGCGAGGCCCCCGAGGGCGTGAAGTTCCGCTTCGTCGTGAGCCGCTTGCGGGACGTCGGCGGCGGTGAGCTGCCCAACGTGGTGGTCGAGCCCGTGCTCACGATCGACAGGACCGACGCCTGGCACCACGGTGGCGCGCTCGCGTTCGGCCCGGACCGCGCGCTCTACGTCTCGACGGGAGATGGCGCGTTCGGGGATCCCCGCCGCGGAGCTCCGAACCCGAACACGCTCTTCGGGAAGATCCTCCGCATCGACGTGCTCGGAGGGGAGCGCCCGTACGGCCTTTACGCGGACAACCCGTTCGTGCTCTCGGGCAGGGCCGAGGTCTACGCGACGGGCTTCCGCAACCCGTGGACCATGTCGTTCGGCCCGACGGGCAGGCTCTGGGTCGCGGACGTCGGTCACTTTCGTTGGGAGGAGATCGACGCCGTCGAGCGGGGCAAGCACTACGGCTGGCCCGACCGCGAGGGCACCCACTGTGCCTTCGCCGCGACGTGCCCGGACGACGGGACCCACCCCGTGGTCGAGTACTCGCACGTCGAAGGCCAGGCCGTCGTGGGCGGGTACGAGTACCGCGGGAAGAACGTCCCGAGGTTCGACGGGAAGTACGTCTATGGCGACTTCGTCAGCGGGCGAATCTGGACGATCCCCACGGGGGGCGTGACGCGACCGAGCGTCGGCGAGGACGTGGTCGACACCGGCATGTTCCTCGCGGGCTTCGCGGAGGACGTCGACGGCGAGCTCTCGGTCATCGACTACGCGACCGGCAAGATCTTCAGGCTCGACCCGGGCGACGACACGCCCGAAGAGGCCGCGACGCTCGCGAGCCTCGGCTGCCTCCGCGACGGGGAGATGGACCCGCGCCTCGTCCCGTACGGCGTGGTCGCGCCGCTCTACTCGGACGGCCTCGCGAAGCGCCGGTGGATCTCGGTCCCGGACGGCGAGAAGCTCTCCCTCCACGGGGACGGCACGTTCGACTTCCCACCGGGCACGATGCTCCTGAAGGAGTTCTCGGACGGGCCTCACAAGGTCGAGACGCGCATGATGGTGAACGACGCCGCGCGTGGGTGGCTCGGCTACTCGTTCGCCTGGAACGCCGACGGCACGGACGCCTCTCTCCTCCCGGACGGCGCTTCCGCGCCCCTCGCCGCCGGCCGCGTGTGGGACTTCCCCGCGCGCTCGGCGTGCGCCACCTGCCACAACCCGACGGCCGGGCGCGTGCTCGGGTTCCAGGCCTCCCAGCTCGAGCCTCACCGCGACGGCGCGGGCACACCCATCCTCGAGGCGTGGGCGAAGGGCGGGCTCGTCCACGCGGTCCCCGAAGCGCCGGCGTGGCCGAAGCTCGTGAACCCGTACGACGAGCGCGCCGACCTCGACACGCGCGCGCGCTCGTACATCCAAGGCAACTGCGCGCACTGCCACAGGACGCGCGGCTTCGACTTCCGAGCCTCGGCCTCACTCGAGGAGATGGGCCTCCTCTGCCGCACGGCGTACGCGACGCACTTCCCGGATGCGCCAGAGCTCGTGATCCCGGGTAAGCCCGAGTCGTCGGTGCTGGTCCGCCGGGTCGCCGACACGGGAGACATCCGCATGCCCCCGCTGGGGCGACGCGTGGTCGACGACGCGGCCGTCCGGCTCTTCGAGCGGTGGATCGGCGCGATGCCGCCGTGCCCTTCCGAGTAG